The following proteins are encoded in a genomic region of Ferviditalea candida:
- the panD gene encoding aspartate 1-decarboxylase: protein MFRTMMKSKIHRATVTEANLNYVGSITIDEDLMDAVDILANEKVQVVNNNNGARLETYVIPGKRGSGVICLNGAAARLVQPGDTVIIIAYALLSNEEALRHQPKIAFMDHNNRVVELQKEEIHATVR from the coding sequence TTGTTTCGGACGATGATGAAATCGAAGATTCATCGCGCCACGGTGACGGAAGCGAACTTGAACTATGTGGGAAGCATCACGATTGATGAGGATTTGATGGATGCTGTAGATATTCTGGCCAACGAAAAAGTGCAGGTTGTGAACAACAATAACGGCGCCAGGCTGGAAACGTACGTCATTCCCGGAAAACGGGGTTCGGGAGTCATTTGTCTGAACGGTGCGGCAGCCCGCTTGGTACAGCCTGGGGATACCGTGATTATTATCGCCTATGCCCTTTTGTCAAATGAAGAAGCGCTTCGTCATCAACCTAAAATCGCTTTTATGGATCATAACAACCGTGTGGTTGAATTGCAGAAGGAAGAAATTCACGCAACTGTACGATAA
- a CDS encoding tetratricopeptide repeat protein — MFKQLFATMNEALDRIIESYSTADEEKKQELNHQLHVLRTMSDEYIEQWLLFEEKMSRFAENHPMDNLASPLMQDNSIMMDTLKEIDEPMLSEEFVRGQGYFKLLMFDEAIREFNKAAQKHPDLLWARLYLALSHMQIGEYAEAYRYFHFIIPLTNHPKILATAYNALGCIQVTKHNLEKAYDLFRTAYKLDPTNMEPIMNMEVCMNNKGTLKYGSMMFN, encoded by the coding sequence ATGTTTAAACAGCTGTTTGCGACGATGAACGAGGCGCTGGATCGGATCATCGAGTCCTATTCCACCGCGGATGAAGAAAAAAAGCAGGAACTGAACCATCAATTGCATGTATTGCGGACCATGAGCGATGAATATATCGAACAATGGCTGCTCTTTGAGGAAAAGATGAGTCGGTTTGCCGAAAATCATCCCATGGACAATCTTGCTTCGCCGCTGATGCAGGACAATTCGATTATGATGGATACGCTGAAGGAAATTGACGAACCGATGCTTTCCGAGGAATTTGTGCGAGGCCAAGGATACTTTAAGCTCTTGATGTTCGACGAGGCCATCCGCGAATTTAACAAAGCCGCCCAAAAGCATCCTGATTTATTATGGGCCCGTTTATACCTTGCGCTGAGCCACATGCAAATTGGGGAATACGCGGAAGCTTACCGTTATTTTCATTTTATCATCCCGTTGACGAATCATCCGAAAATATTGGCAACGGCTTATAATGCGCTCGGATGCATTCAAGTGACAAAGCACAATCTGGAAAAGGCGTACGATTTGTTCCGTACCGCATACAAGCTCGATCCGACCAATATGGAACCGATCATGAACATGGAGGTATGCATGAATAACAAGGGAACATTGAAATACGGGAGCATGATGTTCAATTGA
- the dinG gene encoding ATP-dependent DNA helicase DinG, with translation MKFAVLDFETTGAQPYDRIIQVGLVVIDEQNVLDTYASYVDPGMPITEFITGLTGITNEMLIGAPAAEKVMEDLQRLLQDAVLVAHNAQFDLGFLQKTLSRCGFDLFSGRVLDTIDLLRILFPGLPSLQLNRACRSLNVEHARHHQADSDAEATAGILLKCLQRLDQLPLLTIQRLAAVFDGPESDQDVQDLRWFLHEILRRKEMTTVLDPDSTKYFRQFVLNVGDWSSEEPVSRDGLEELWINRSFEDFYAEFKPSLQQQFARFEDRDAQDRMIGEVYASLENQRHLIVEAGTGTGKSLGYLIPSLYFGTLTGSKIVVSTHTINLQEQIRSRDIPLLQTIFPLPFRAALLKGRNHYLCLRKFEQKINGSLYENGNSDLITAAQMIVWLSETERGDEEELHLGNHGSEFWRSVESDADSCLNRACPWFKKCFYHRARHEANIADVIITNHSLVLTDVKAENRLLPAYSHLIVDEAHHFEEVAGKHLGMEAGYFSMANLLTWLFKDSRSGQLPGLRLTLSQYDDAEHLQSAIDEFFPLVVRIKERWDLLAEGLFQLLTSYQDAAGSDGGQLVLRIKPDKPPKGWDELLVMEDNLYVELSEFIRKLESLTVALKDNQDEWEIQSVLTDLGGTVQDLYRLRDTIRFVMKMSDGNHVFWLEASQYYKSKSIQLFAVPIDISPMLKQFFFEAKESVVLTSATLSVDKSFQYACEQLGLDEALAEGKLKTSLLPSPFNYREQVLMCIPRDFPDIRGGSDRNFIEELANSLMNVAIETRGRMMVLFTSYRMLRSTYELLKELLDPHDIQVLGQSMDSGSRSQLISLFQENPRCILLGTSSFWEGVDIPGQALSCLAIVRLPFQPPNHPLVEAKSEVLKQRNQNPFIKYSVPQAVIKFKQGFGRLVRTAMDTGIVIVYDTRLLTTSYGKYFLYSLPGPKIEHLPTNQLAQRVREWMDSKVEWEEGEKA, from the coding sequence ATGAAATTTGCCGTACTGGATTTCGAGACGACTGGAGCCCAACCTTATGATCGAATTATACAGGTTGGGCTCGTTGTTATAGATGAACAAAATGTATTGGATACTTACGCTTCCTATGTCGATCCGGGCATGCCCATCACCGAGTTTATCACCGGCCTGACGGGAATCACGAACGAAATGCTCATCGGCGCACCGGCTGCCGAGAAAGTAATGGAGGATTTGCAGCGGCTGCTTCAGGATGCGGTGCTGGTTGCCCACAATGCGCAGTTTGATCTGGGCTTCTTGCAAAAGACGTTGAGCCGATGCGGGTTTGACTTGTTCAGCGGGAGAGTTCTCGATACGATCGATCTTTTGCGGATTCTGTTCCCGGGTCTGCCGAGCCTGCAGTTGAACAGGGCATGCCGCTCGTTAAATGTCGAGCATGCACGCCACCACCAAGCAGACAGCGATGCTGAAGCCACAGCCGGTATCCTGCTGAAGTGTCTGCAGCGCCTGGATCAGCTCCCTTTGCTGACGATTCAGCGTTTGGCTGCGGTCTTCGACGGACCGGAATCGGATCAGGACGTTCAGGATCTGCGGTGGTTTCTGCATGAAATATTGCGGCGAAAAGAAATGACGACGGTGCTTGATCCGGATTCCACCAAATATTTTCGCCAGTTTGTTTTGAACGTTGGGGATTGGAGCTCAGAGGAACCCGTCTCCCGGGATGGATTGGAGGAGCTTTGGATAAACCGTTCCTTTGAGGATTTTTATGCAGAGTTCAAGCCTTCCCTGCAGCAGCAGTTTGCCCGATTTGAGGACCGCGATGCCCAAGACCGGATGATCGGCGAAGTCTACGCTTCCTTGGAAAATCAGCGGCATTTGATCGTCGAAGCCGGCACGGGAACGGGCAAATCGCTCGGATATCTGATTCCTTCGCTGTATTTCGGAACGCTGACGGGGAGCAAAATCGTCGTCAGCACACATACCATCAATCTTCAGGAGCAAATCCGCAGCCGCGATATTCCGCTGCTCCAGACAATATTTCCGCTTCCTTTCAGAGCCGCGCTGTTGAAAGGACGCAATCATTATCTCTGCTTGAGAAAATTCGAGCAGAAAATCAACGGCAGCCTTTATGAAAACGGTAATAGCGATCTGATTACGGCCGCGCAGATGATCGTTTGGCTCAGTGAAACGGAAAGAGGCGACGAGGAAGAGCTGCATTTGGGAAATCACGGCAGCGAATTTTGGCGCTCCGTTGAAAGCGATGCGGACTCCTGCCTGAACCGCGCATGCCCCTGGTTTAAAAAATGCTTTTACCACAGAGCCCGGCATGAAGCGAATATCGCCGATGTAATCATCACGAACCACTCTCTCGTGCTGACTGACGTCAAAGCGGAAAACAGGCTGCTTCCGGCTTACAGCCATTTGATTGTCGATGAGGCGCATCATTTTGAAGAAGTCGCCGGTAAGCATTTGGGAATGGAAGCCGGCTATTTTTCGATGGCCAATCTTTTGACATGGCTGTTTAAAGACAGCAGAAGCGGCCAACTGCCCGGATTGAGGCTGACCTTGTCGCAGTATGATGATGCCGAACATCTCCAATCGGCGATTGACGAGTTTTTTCCTCTGGTTGTGCGAATCAAGGAGCGCTGGGATCTGCTGGCCGAAGGACTTTTTCAGCTGCTGACAAGTTATCAGGATGCCGCCGGAAGCGACGGCGGACAGCTGGTGCTTCGGATTAAGCCCGATAAGCCCCCGAAGGGCTGGGACGAACTGCTCGTAATGGAAGACAATCTTTATGTCGAGTTGAGTGAATTCATTCGCAAGCTTGAATCGTTGACAGTGGCATTAAAGGACAACCAGGACGAGTGGGAAATTCAAAGTGTGCTGACTGATTTGGGCGGCACTGTCCAGGATCTGTACAGGCTTCGCGATACGATTCGGTTTGTGATGAAAATGTCCGATGGAAATCATGTTTTCTGGCTGGAAGCAAGCCAATATTATAAGTCCAAATCGATCCAGCTGTTTGCCGTTCCGATTGATATCAGTCCGATGCTGAAGCAGTTCTTTTTTGAGGCCAAGGAAAGTGTCGTGCTGACATCGGCCACGCTTTCCGTGGACAAATCGTTTCAATATGCTTGTGAACAGTTGGGTTTGGACGAAGCATTAGCGGAGGGAAAATTAAAGACTTCTTTGCTGCCTTCCCCGTTTAATTACAGAGAGCAGGTGCTGATGTGCATTCCGCGCGATTTTCCCGATATCCGCGGCGGCTCGGACCGCAATTTCATCGAGGAGCTGGCGAATTCGCTGATGAATGTTGCGATCGAGACGCGAGGGAGAATGATGGTTCTGTTCACCTCGTACCGTATGCTGAGGTCAACCTATGAGCTGCTGAAGGAACTGCTTGACCCCCATGATATTCAAGTGCTTGGACAGAGCATGGACAGCGGGAGCAGGAGCCAGCTGATTTCCCTGTTTCAGGAGAACCCGCGATGCATTCTGTTGGGGACAAGCAGCTTTTGGGAAGGCGTCGACATTCCGGGTCAAGCCTTAAGCTGCCTGGCGATCGTCAGGCTGCCGTTTCAGCCTCCGAATCATCCGCTGGTTGAAGCCAAAAGCGAGGTTTTGAAGCAGCGGAATCAAAATCCGTTTATTAAGTACTCCGTCCCGCAGGCGGTCATCAAATTCAAACAAGGCTTCGGACGGCTCGTCCGCACCGCCATGGATACAGGAATTGTCATTGTATACGACACCCGGTTGCTAACGACATCATACGGCAAGTATTTTCTGTATTCTTTGCCAGGTCCGAAAATTGAGCACTTGCCGACAAATCAGCTTGCGCAGAGGGTTCGCGAATGGATGGATAGCAAAGTTGAATGGGAAGAGGGGGAAAAGGCATGA